A window of Komagataeibacter medellinensis NBRC 3288 contains these coding sequences:
- a CDS encoding NADH-quinone oxidoreductase subunit C: protein MAFRLSASVPGVISASIEKGELVVRTTRDRLLPLMSMLRDDPRYACQQVMDICGVDFPERAERFDVVYNLLSVTHNHRIRVIVTTDETAPVPSVHQLWPAATWWEREAYDLFGILFTDQPDLRRILTDYGFEGHPLRKDFPLTGYVELRYDEERRQVVYGPVNLVQDFRNFDFESPWEGILTLPGDEKAHAARQDMKRQG from the coding sequence ATTGCCTTCCGTCTTTCCGCTTCCGTGCCCGGTGTCATTTCCGCCAGTATCGAGAAGGGGGAACTGGTAGTGCGGACTACGCGCGACCGGCTCCTGCCGCTCATGTCCATGTTGCGCGATGACCCGCGTTATGCCTGCCAGCAGGTGATGGACATATGCGGCGTGGATTTCCCCGAACGCGCTGAGCGGTTTGATGTGGTCTACAACCTGTTATCCGTTACCCATAACCACCGCATTCGTGTGATCGTGACCACGGACGAGACGGCGCCTGTCCCGTCGGTGCACCAGCTCTGGCCCGCAGCCACATGGTGGGAGCGTGAAGCCTACGATCTGTTCGGTATTCTGTTTACCGACCAGCCGGACCTGCGTCGTATCCTGACCGACTACGGGTTCGAGGGCCACCCGCTGCGCAAGGACTTCCCACTGACCGGCTATGTCGAACTGCGATACGACGAGGAACGGCGGCAGGTTGTCTATGGCCCGGTCAACCTGGTGCAGGATTTCCGCAATTTCGATTTTGAATCCCCATGGGAAGGCATCCTGACCCTGCCGGGCGATGAAAAGGCACATGCCGCCCGCCAGGACATGAAACGACAGGGATAG